From Bacteroidales bacterium, one genomic window encodes:
- the rplJ gene encoding 50S ribosomal protein L10, with protein sequence MKKEKKSQIIEDLTARLKENPNFYITDIEGLNAVQTSKLRRACFKQQIKLLVVKNTLFSKALEKSGIEDAKQFEPIMTGSSAVMFTTVPNAPAKVIKTFSAADGKGKPALKGAFVQDCPYIGAENLDVLYNIKSKNELIGDIITLLQSPAKNVISALQSQGGGKIAGIVKTLEEKK encoded by the coding sequence ATGAAGAAAGAGAAAAAATCACAGATTATTGAGGATTTAACAGCTCGCCTTAAAGAGAACCCCAATTTCTATATTACAGACATTGAGGGACTTAACGCTGTTCAGACATCAAAATTGAGACGCGCATGCTTTAAGCAGCAAATAAAATTGCTTGTTGTCAAAAATACTTTATTCTCTAAAGCTTTGGAAAAGAGCGGAATAGAGGATGCAAAGCAATTTGAGCCAATTATGACCGGTTCATCAGCGGTAATGTTCACGACAGTTCCAAATGCTCCTGCAAAAGTCATCAAGACTTTCAGCGCTGCAGACGGAAAAGGCAAACCTGCCCTTAAAGGTGCGTTTGTTCAGGATTGTCCTTACATCGGCGCAGAGAATCTGGATGTACTTTATAACATTAAGTCCAAGAACGAACTTATTGGAGATATCATTACGTTGTTGCAGTCTCCTGCTAAGAATGTCATTTCTGCCCTTCAATCACAGGGCGGCGGCAAGATTGCAGGCATTGTAAAGACGCTAGAGGAAAAGAAATAA
- the rplA gene encoding 50S ribosomal protein L1: MSKLTKNQKISRAKVEPGKQYKLAEACSLVKETTSTKFDASVDVAVRLGVDPRKANQMVRGVVTLPNGTGKTVRVLVLCTPDKEAEAKEAGADYVGLDDYVEKIKGGWTDVDVIVCTPTVMAKVGALGRVLGPRGLMPNPKTGTVTMDLKAAVKEIKAGKIDFKVDKQGIISTSIGKVSFTAEQLTQNAGEFLNTVVKLKPQSLKGSYIKSIFISSTMGPGIAIDAKAFGSVDTE, from the coding sequence ATGAGTAAGCTAACTAAAAATCAAAAAATATCCAGGGCTAAAGTTGAGCCGGGAAAACAGTACAAGTTGGCTGAGGCTTGCAGTTTAGTAAAGGAAACAACCTCTACTAAATTTGATGCTTCGGTAGATGTTGCTGTGCGTCTGGGAGTTGATCCGCGCAAGGCCAATCAAATGGTCAGAGGCGTAGTTACACTTCCTAACGGAACAGGCAAGACGGTAAGAGTACTTGTATTGTGCACGCCGGACAAAGAGGCAGAGGCTAAAGAGGCCGGTGCCGATTATGTAGGCTTGGACGATTATGTAGAAAAAATAAAGGGAGGCTGGACAGACGTTGACGTTATTGTCTGCACCCCTACTGTTATGGCTAAAGTTGGTGCCCTTGGAAGAGTCCTAGGACCAAGAGGTTTGATGCCTAACCCTAAGACCGGTACTGTAACCATGGATTTGAAGGCTGCAGTTAAGGAAATTAAGGCAGGTAAGATAGACTTCAAGGTTGACAAACAGGGTATTATCAGCACAAGCATTGGTAAAGTATCATTCACTGCAGAGCAGTTGACTCAGAATGCCGGTGAGTTTTTGAACACAGTTGTTAAATTGAAACCTCAGTCTCTTAAGGGAAGTTACATTAAGAGCATTTTCATTTCATCAACTATGGGTCCCGGAATTGCTATTGATGCCAAGGCGTTTGGCTCAGTTGATACTGAATAA
- the dxs gene encoding 1-deoxy-D-xylulose-5-phosphate synthase — protein MLEKINSPKDIKGLSTGQLIRLCKELREYITECCAKNPGHLGASLGAVELAVALHYVFDTPNDKIVWDVGHQAYAHKILTGRREEFKNNRTKDGPSGFPKMSESPYDAFGVGHASTSVSAALGLATAARLKGENIKVIAVLGDGAATGGLSFEGLNNAGVSKTDILVILNDNQIAIDKNVGAMHNYLVKITTSPTYNRIKNKIWNKVGNGKLRGILQKFAMTTKIALVKHGSVFEGLGFRYFGTIDGNDIGELVTTLTNLKNLKGPKLLHIRTLKGKGYEPAEKAQSIWHAPGKFDVETGERISKKGQPLKYQNIFGQTIVELAKHNKNIVGITPAMLSGGQLCDMMKVFPDRTFDVGIAEEHAVTFSAGLAAGGMLPFCNIYSSFLQRAYDQVIHDVALQNLKVVFCIDRGGLVGEDGATHQGAFDLSYLRIVPNITEMAPLNEIELQDMLYSATLPEYGGPISIRYPRGCCQGLELPKEFKKIEIGKAVKLKEGHDVAVLSIGTIGNNTAEAVGLAEKEGISVMHYNMRFLKPLDVAAVDDAVKNCKKIITVEDGTIIGGLYSAVCEYIAKTYGSSVKVFCMGIPDKFIEHATVNEQLAECHLDASSIFERIKECAGPCKEEQ, from the coding sequence ATGTTAGAGAAGATTAATTCACCAAAAGATATAAAAGGTTTAAGTACTGGACAACTTATCAGATTATGTAAAGAACTGAGAGAGTATATTACAGAGTGTTGTGCGAAAAATCCGGGACATCTTGGCGCTTCTTTAGGAGCAGTTGAACTTGCCGTAGCTCTTCATTATGTGTTTGATACGCCAAATGATAAAATTGTTTGGGACGTTGGCCATCAGGCTTACGCACACAAAATCCTTACAGGCAGAAGAGAAGAGTTCAAAAACAACAGAACAAAGGATGGTCCGAGCGGTTTCCCAAAAATGAGCGAAAGTCCTTATGACGCCTTTGGAGTTGGTCATGCATCTACCTCTGTATCAGCAGCTCTAGGACTTGCAACAGCAGCAAGGCTTAAAGGGGAAAATATTAAAGTCATAGCTGTACTCGGCGACGGTGCCGCAACAGGCGGGCTCTCTTTTGAGGGTTTAAACAATGCCGGAGTTTCCAAAACGGATATCCTTGTTATTCTAAATGATAATCAAATTGCCATAGACAAGAACGTTGGCGCCATGCACAACTATCTTGTGAAAATCACCACATCACCTACTTATAACAGAATCAAAAATAAGATTTGGAACAAAGTGGGCAACGGCAAACTTAGGGGCATACTGCAAAAATTTGCAATGACCACAAAGATTGCGCTGGTTAAGCACGGCTCTGTGTTTGAAGGACTTGGGTTCAGATATTTTGGTACAATCGATGGCAATGACATTGGTGAGCTTGTCACAACCCTTACCAATCTGAAAAATCTAAAAGGCCCTAAACTTCTGCATATTAGAACGTTAAAGGGCAAAGGATATGAGCCTGCGGAGAAAGCGCAGAGCATCTGGCATGCGCCGGGGAAATTTGACGTGGAGACCGGGGAGAGAATTTCCAAAAAGGGTCAACCTCTTAAATATCAGAACATTTTCGGGCAGACAATAGTAGAACTTGCAAAACACAATAAGAATATAGTAGGCATCACGCCGGCAATGCTCAGCGGAGGTCAGCTATGTGATATGATGAAGGTTTTTCCCGACAGGACATTTGATGTCGGAATTGCAGAGGAGCACGCTGTAACTTTTTCAGCAGGTCTTGCGGCCGGAGGCATGCTTCCTTTCTGCAACATATATTCATCATTCTTGCAACGTGCTTATGACCAGGTAATTCACGATGTAGCCCTGCAAAACTTGAAAGTTGTATTTTGCATAGACAGAGGCGGACTTGTAGGAGAAGACGGCGCCACGCATCAAGGTGCGTTCGACCTTTCATACCTGCGCATAGTGCCGAATATCACGGAGATGGCTCCGCTTAATGAAATTGAATTGCAAGATATGCTTTACTCCGCAACACTGCCTGAATACGGCGGCCCTATCTCAATACGCTATCCAAGAGGATGTTGCCAAGGTCTGGAACTTCCAAAAGAATTTAAAAAAATAGAAATTGGCAAAGCCGTAAAATTAAAAGAGGGGCATGATGTTGCGGTTTTATCCATCGGAACTATTGGGAACAATACGGCAGAGGCCGTTGGACTAGCTGAAAAAGAAGGCATTAGCGTTATGCACTATAACATGAGATTTCTTAAACCTTTGGATGTTGCCGCCGTTGATGACGCCGTAAAGAACTGCAAAAAAATTATTACGGTTGAGGACGGAACTATTATAGGAGGACTGTATAGCGCTGTGTGTGAATATATTGCAAAAACTTATGGTAGTAGCGTAAAAGTATTTTGCATGGGAATCCCGGATAAATTTATTGAGCATGCAACTGTAAATGAGCAGCTTGCCGAATGCCATCTGGATGCCTCCTCTATTTTTGAGAGGATAAAAGAGTGCGCCGGACCTTGCAAAGAGGAGCAATAA
- the nusG gene encoding transcription termination/antitermination protein NusG produces the protein MSELAKKWYVVRAQGGKEKKAQEYIINEIKRLNKEDYVTQVLVPTEKVYQVRNEKKVSTDKICFPGYIFIESCLTGEIQHIIRDIPFVSGFLTEIIKKGGKEKEPVPLRESEVNQLLGKVDEMMDKEEENAAPFVKGEPVKVIDGPFNGFDGTVDDILEDKKKLKVMVKIFGRKTILELSFVQVVKE, from the coding sequence ATGAGTGAGCTGGCAAAAAAATGGTACGTTGTAAGAGCGCAGGGCGGAAAAGAGAAGAAAGCGCAAGAGTACATAATCAATGAGATTAAAAGACTCAACAAAGAGGATTATGTTACTCAAGTTCTAGTTCCAACTGAGAAGGTTTACCAAGTTAGGAACGAGAAAAAAGTTAGCACGGATAAGATTTGTTTTCCGGGCTATATCTTCATTGAGTCTTGCCTTACAGGTGAAATTCAACACATTATCCGTGATATTCCTTTTGTATCTGGTTTCCTTACGGAAATCATTAAAAAGGGCGGTAAGGAGAAGGAACCTGTTCCTTTGCGTGAATCTGAAGTCAATCAGCTTTTAGGGAAGGTTGACGAGATGATGGACAAGGAGGAAGAGAATGCGGCACCATTTGTTAAAGGCGAGCCTGTAAAAGTCATTGATGGTCCTTTCAACGGTTTTGACGGAACTGTAGACGATATCTTGGAAGACAAGAAGAAGCTAAAAGTTATGGTTAAAATCTTTGGAAGAAAGACGATTTTGGAACTTAGTTTTGTTCAAGTAGTTAAAGAATAA
- a CDS encoding MFS transporter produces the protein MTISDKIHQTMRDKASVRWTALVLLASAMFFGYIFVDILSPLKDILQTQRGWDSTAFGHYAGSEPFLNVFVFFLIFAGIILDKMGVRFTAILSGAVMVLGGSLNYFAVTDAFAGSSIASFMDGILNLPASWWNVTPWYAGMPASAKLAAIGFMIFGCGAEMAGITVSRGIVKWFKGKEMALAMGIEMAIARVGVAVVMVGAPFLAHLGGNISVSRPVAFAVLLMLIGLMCFIVYAFMDKKLEVQMGENGEEKDDPFKIKDLKLIFTSKVFWLVALLCVLYYSAIFPFQKYAVNMLQCNLHYSAETAGLIFSVFPLGAAAVTPFLGNFLDRKGKGASMLMLGAMLMIVCHLSFAFLVPATQNVFITLLSIILLGISFSLVPAALWPSVPKLVDSRLLGSAYAVIFWIQNIGLYAFPMIIGSVLTASNPGVTDPLKFNYTVPMLVFVSLGVMALLLSFWLKAEDKRKNYGLELPNIQKKAAEA, from the coding sequence ATGACAATATCTGATAAAATACACCAGACAATGCGTGATAAGGCTTCCGTCCGTTGGACGGCCCTTGTGTTGTTGGCATCAGCCATGTTTTTTGGCTACATCTTTGTTGATATTCTATCTCCGCTGAAAGATATTTTGCAGACACAGCGCGGATGGGATTCTACTGCTTTTGGACATTATGCAGGATCAGAACCATTCCTTAATGTGTTTGTTTTCTTCCTGATTTTTGCGGGCATTATCCTGGACAAAATGGGGGTTCGCTTTACTGCGATACTTTCCGGCGCTGTTATGGTACTTGGCGGCTCTCTTAACTACTTTGCTGTAACTGACGCTTTTGCAGGAAGTTCCATTGCATCATTTATGGATGGAATTCTAAATCTTCCCGCTTCTTGGTGGAATGTTACACCTTGGTATGCAGGCATGCCAGCATCTGCAAAACTTGCGGCAATAGGCTTCATGATATTTGGATGCGGTGCGGAAATGGCCGGTATTACAGTATCACGTGGTATTGTTAAGTGGTTCAAAGGCAAGGAGATGGCTCTTGCAATGGGAATTGAGATGGCTATTGCGCGCGTTGGCGTAGCAGTAGTTATGGTAGGTGCTCCGTTTCTTGCTCATCTAGGCGGAAACATTAGCGTTTCCCGTCCTGTTGCTTTTGCGGTATTGCTTATGCTCATTGGTTTGATGTGCTTTATTGTTTATGCTTTCATGGACAAAAAGCTTGAAGTTCAGATGGGAGAAAATGGAGAGGAGAAGGATGATCCTTTCAAAATCAAGGACTTGAAGTTGATTTTCACTTCCAAAGTATTCTGGCTTGTGGCCTTGCTTTGCGTGTTATACTATTCTGCAATTTTCCCGTTCCAGAAATATGCGGTGAATATGTTGCAGTGCAATCTTCACTATTCAGCTGAGACTGCGGGTCTTATATTCTCAGTCTTTCCTTTGGGAGCTGCAGCTGTCACGCCGTTCCTTGGTAATTTCTTGGATAGAAAAGGTAAGGGCGCCTCTATGTTAATGCTTGGAGCTATGTTAATGATTGTGTGTCACCTTTCATTTGCATTCCTTGTTCCGGCAACGCAGAATGTTTTTATTACTTTATTGAGTATCATATTATTAGGAATTTCTTTCTCATTGGTTCCTGCAGCTTTGTGGCCTTCAGTTCCAAAATTGGTAGACAGCCGTTTGCTTGGTTCTGCTTACGCAGTAATATTCTGGATTCAAAATATTGGATTGTATGCATTCCCAATGATTATTGGTTCTGTTCTTACAGCAAGTAATCCTGGTGTTACGGATCCTTTGAAGTTTAACTACACAGTTCCAATGCTTGTCTTTGTTTCACTTGGAGTTATGGCTTTGTTATTAAGTTTCTGGCTAAAGGCTGAAGATAAGCGCAAGAATTACGGTTTGGAATTGCCTAATATTCAAAAGAAAGCTGCTGAGGCGTAG
- a CDS encoding MFS transporter, whose product MDTIKKTLRDSAAARWIALLIISLVMFAAYVTSDIFAPLQTMLEENNLWNSVEFGWFAGSYSIFNVFLGMLIFGGFILDKKGIRFTGMLSCILMVIGIAIKYYAVAYIPVIDPATGAQNLGYFVGAHMKKQVIWVVVGFGIFGVGSEVAGITVSKIIVKWFKGKELAMAMGLQLALARLGSALALVVSPLIAAHYGSVSSSVMFALILLGIALVCFFFYCIQDKRLDKQLAENKLAEGKKEDEAFSLKDVKAIITNPGFWLIAFLCLIFYAAVLPFYQFASSLMVNKFGVAEKWAGTIPAILPFGCLILTPLFGRIYDKYGHGADLMIFGAVLITGVHLFFALPFTHAAWFAIILMILLGIGFAMLPSAMWPSLAKIIPEKQFGTAMALTYYIQNIGLWGVPMLIGWILNKYCILSTYNAALPMRYPDNPKYNYVLPMLVFAITCSVAIILAFCLKSLNKRKHYGLQDPNIKAEADKAK is encoded by the coding sequence ATGGATACTATAAAAAAGACTTTAAGAGACTCAGCTGCAGCAAGGTGGATAGCTTTGCTCATAATCTCGCTGGTGATGTTTGCAGCATACGTCACCTCGGACATCTTTGCTCCTCTGCAAACAATGCTGGAGGAAAACAACCTTTGGAACAGCGTTGAATTTGGCTGGTTTGCAGGTTCGTACTCAATCTTCAACGTATTCCTTGGAATGCTAATTTTTGGAGGTTTTATCCTGGATAAAAAAGGGATAAGATTTACCGGAATGTTATCATGCATTCTAATGGTAATAGGTATTGCAATCAAGTACTACGCAGTAGCTTACATACCTGTAATTGACCCTGCTACAGGCGCTCAGAACCTTGGTTATTTTGTAGGAGCCCACATGAAAAAACAGGTGATATGGGTTGTAGTTGGATTTGGAATTTTTGGAGTTGGTTCTGAGGTTGCGGGAATTACTGTAAGCAAAATTATTGTCAAGTGGTTCAAAGGGAAAGAGCTGGCTATGGCAATGGGGCTTCAGCTTGCGCTTGCAAGACTTGGCTCAGCCTTGGCACTTGTAGTATCTCCGTTGATTGCAGCACATTACGGCAGCGTGAGCTCATCAGTTATGTTTGCTCTAATCTTGCTGGGCATAGCTTTGGTTTGCTTCTTCTTCTACTGCATCCAAGACAAGCGATTAGATAAACAACTCGCAGAAAATAAATTGGCAGAGGGTAAAAAGGAAGATGAAGCCTTCTCTCTTAAGGATGTCAAAGCAATTATTACTAATCCCGGTTTTTGGCTGATTGCATTTTTGTGCCTGATTTTTTATGCGGCAGTTTTACCTTTCTACCAGTTTGCATCCTCACTTATGGTCAACAAATTTGGAGTGGCAGAGAAATGGGCCGGTACAATTCCGGCAATTTTGCCGTTTGGATGCCTTATTCTAACTCCTTTATTTGGAAGGATTTATGACAAATACGGACATGGCGCGGACTTGATGATTTTTGGTGCCGTGCTCATAACTGGCGTGCATTTATTCTTTGCGCTTCCGTTCACTCATGCAGCATGGTTTGCCATAATTTTGATGATTCTTTTGGGAATTGGTTTTGCAATGCTTCCATCCGCAATGTGGCCATCCTTGGCTAAAATTATTCCGGAGAAACAATTCGGAACTGCAATGGCGCTAACCTATTATATTCAGAATATAGGACTTTGGGGAGTTCCTATGTTAATAGGCTGGATATTAAATAAATACTGCATCTTATCAACATATAATGCGGCATTGCCTATGAGATATCCGGATAATCCAAAATATAATTACGTACTGCCGATGCTGGTCTTTGCAATTACATGTTCAGTCGCAATTATTTTGGCTTTCTGCTTAAAGTCTTTGAACAAGAGAAAGCATTATGGTTTGCAAGATCCTAATATTAAAGCGGAAGCAGATAAAGCAAAATAA
- the rplK gene encoding 50S ribosomal protein L11, whose product MAKEIAALIKLQIKGGAANPSPPVGPALGSKGVNIMDFCKQFNALTQKKAGKTLPVIITVFTDKSFTFVVKEPPVAVMIKEVAKIQSGSAEPNRKKVAKLTWEQVKKIAEDKMPDLNCFTLKSAMKMVAGTARSMGITVEGTFPADVK is encoded by the coding sequence ATGGCTAAAGAAATTGCCGCATTAATTAAATTACAAATTAAAGGCGGTGCAGCAAATCCCTCACCTCCAGTAGGACCGGCATTAGGTTCTAAGGGAGTGAATATTATGGATTTCTGCAAACAATTTAACGCGCTTACCCAAAAGAAGGCCGGCAAGACGCTTCCCGTAATTATTACTGTCTTCACGGATAAGTCCTTTACCTTTGTTGTAAAGGAACCTCCTGTTGCTGTTATGATTAAGGAAGTTGCAAAGATTCAGTCGGGTTCTGCCGAACCTAACAGAAAGAAAGTTGCAAAGCTGACTTGGGAGCAGGTAAAGAAGATTGCAGAAGATAAAATGCCTGACCTTAATTGCTTTACCCTTAAATCAGCTATGAAGATGGTTGCGGGAACAGCAAGAAGCATGGGTATTACTGTAGAGGGAACATTCCCTGCCGATGTTAAATAA
- the tuf gene encoding elongation factor Tu yields the protein MAKEVFKRDKPHVNIGTIGHVDHGKTTLTAAITKVLAERGFSRDDEIKTFDQIDNAPEEKERGITINTAHVEYQTANRHYAHVDCPGHADYVKNMVTGAAQMDGAILVVAATDGPMPQTREHILLARQVNVPKIVVFLNKVDLVDDPEMLDLVEMEVRELLSFYQYDGDNAPVIRGSALGALNGDKKWEEKVMELMAAVDEYIPLPVRDNQKPFLMPIEDIFSITGRGTVATGRIETGIVKVGDEVELIGLGDEPKKTVVTGVEMFRKILDEGEAGDNVGLLLRGIDKKDLKRGMVVAKPGSVTPHKKFEAQIYVLKKEEGGRHTPFKNKYRPQFFIRTMDVTGEIDLPQGVEMVMPGDNVTIQVELIYPVALSEGLKFAIREGGRTVGAGQVTKILE from the coding sequence ATGGCAAAAGAAGTATTTAAGAGGGATAAACCTCATGTTAACATTGGTACAATTGGCCATGTTGACCACGGCAAAACCACTTTAACTGCAGCTATCACCAAGGTACTTGCAGAAAGAGGTTTCTCCAGAGATGATGAGATCAAGACTTTTGATCAGATTGATAACGCACCTGAGGAGAAGGAGCGCGGTATTACAATTAACACCGCACACGTTGAGTATCAGACAGCTAATCGTCACTACGCTCACGTTGACTGCCCGGGGCATGCTGATTATGTAAAGAACATGGTAACTGGTGCTGCACAGATGGATGGCGCAATCCTTGTTGTTGCTGCAACAGATGGTCCTATGCCTCAAACAAGAGAGCACATTCTATTGGCTCGTCAGGTAAACGTTCCAAAGATTGTTGTATTCCTTAACAAAGTTGACTTGGTTGATGACCCTGAAATGCTAGATCTAGTAGAGATGGAAGTTAGAGAGCTTCTTTCTTTCTATCAGTATGATGGAGACAACGCTCCTGTTATCAGAGGTTCCGCTCTAGGAGCTCTTAACGGAGACAAGAAATGGGAAGAGAAAGTTATGGAGCTTATGGCTGCCGTAGACGAGTACATTCCGCTTCCAGTACGTGATAACCAGAAACCTTTCTTGATGCCAATTGAGGATATCTTCTCAATCACAGGCCGTGGCACAGTTGCTACAGGTAGAATTGAGACCGGTATTGTTAAGGTTGGTGATGAGGTTGAACTTATCGGACTTGGCGACGAGCCTAAGAAGACTGTCGTTACAGGTGTTGAGATGTTCCGCAAGATTCTTGATGAAGGTGAAGCTGGCGATAACGTTGGTTTGCTTCTAAGAGGTATTGATAAGAAAGACCTTAAGAGAGGAATGGTTGTTGCAAAACCTGGTTCCGTAACTCCTCATAAGAAGTTCGAGGCTCAGATTTACGTCCTTAAGAAAGAAGAGGGCGGCCGTCACACTCCATTTAAGAATAAGTATCGTCCTCAGTTCTTCATCCGTACAATGGATGTAACAGGAGAGATTGATCTTCCTCAGGGAGTTGAGATGGTAATGCCTGGTGATAACGTAACAATCCAAGTAGAGTTAATCTACCCAGTTGCATTGTCAGAAGGACTTAAGTTCGCTATCCGTGAGGGCGGCAGAACTGTAGGTGCAGGACAGGTAACCAAAATTCTAGAATAA
- the secE gene encoding preprotein translocase subunit SecE has product MSKVSLYLKEAYTELTKKVSWPTWAQLQNSAIVVMITTLIFAVLIFLMDLAFKNIMTAIYNMLY; this is encoded by the coding sequence ATGAGCAAAGTAAGTTTATATCTAAAAGAGGCTTATACAGAATTGACCAAAAAGGTCAGCTGGCCTACCTGGGCGCAGTTACAGAATTCAGCCATTGTTGTAATGATTACAACGTTAATTTTTGCAGTGCTGATATTCTTAATGGACTTAGCGTTCAAGAACATAATGACAGCCATTTATAATATGCTTTACTAA
- the rplL gene encoding 50S ribosomal protein L7/L12, with the protein MADIKKFAEDLVNLSVKDVQELAKVLKEEYGIEPAAAAVAVAGPAAAGAPAAAEKTEFDVILKSAGQAKLQVVKAVKELSGLGLKEAKDLVDAAPKAVKEKISKADAEALKAKLEEAGAEVEIK; encoded by the coding sequence ATGGCAGATATTAAAAAATTTGCAGAAGACTTAGTTAATCTTTCAGTAAAAGATGTACAAGAGTTAGCTAAAGTTCTTAAAGAGGAGTATGGCATTGAGCCTGCTGCCGCTGCTGTTGCTGTTGCCGGTCCTGCTGCTGCAGGAGCGCCTGCTGCTGCAGAAAAGACTGAATTCGACGTTATCCTTAAGTCAGCCGGACAAGCTAAATTACAGGTTGTTAAGGCCGTTAAGGAGCTTTCAGGTCTTGGACTAAAAGAAGCTAAGGATCTAGTTGATGCTGCCCCTAAGGCTGTTAAGGAGAAAATCTCCAAGGCAGACGCTGAGGCGCTAAAGGCAAAACTGGAAGAGGCTGGTGCAGAGGTTGAGATTAAATAA
- a CDS encoding MFS transporter — MEKAIKFLRDSKSARWIVLACLVVPMFASYFFDDMFSTVSHIFKTPGLAQLAWNSQDYGFYAGGYSFLCVWGGLIVCGMLLDKWGVRFTGSLFVAMMVGGAGIVAYAISGSFNGSGLHDWMAGFTAKPSLVLAYIGCTLFGLGSEIAGVAVTRSIAKWFKGKEMALAMGLQLSIARLGTALAFVFAPTLVGLVDNPPMGFQYTFADTGRPALVGLGIMAIGIVLWSVFITMDFHLDKQTGETDTKEVKEEDKFKFSDIFKILTNKHYILVSLLCVFFYCCIISFKKFGTSILIPRFGIDLEIAKWMIAMIPFFTVIFTPLFGSLVDHKGKGTTWMILGSCVVLLAHLLICFAPGGSHFCGYAAIALLGVGYSLVPAAMWPSIPKIIPEKNLGSAYSLIYWIQNMGMLLVPIFVGGILKRYIIDANNISQQVSAAVHAEYLFIGLGIVAVTVSILLAKSSKKNPQLHLDDPNKVKKAA, encoded by the coding sequence ATGGAGAAAGCCATTAAATTTCTGAGGGATTCCAAGAGCGCACGCTGGATTGTACTTGCATGCCTTGTAGTTCCCATGTTTGCGTCATATTTCTTTGACGATATGTTCTCTACGGTGTCTCATATTTTCAAGACTCCAGGGTTAGCTCAATTGGCTTGGAATTCACAAGATTATGGATTCTATGCGGGCGGATATTCATTTCTTTGTGTATGGGGCGGACTGATTGTTTGCGGAATGCTCCTGGACAAATGGGGTGTCCGTTTTACAGGTTCTCTTTTTGTAGCAATGATGGTCGGAGGTGCCGGAATTGTTGCTTATGCAATTAGCGGCAGTTTCAACGGCAGCGGACTTCATGACTGGATGGCCGGATTTACTGCAAAACCTTCATTAGTACTGGCTTACATAGGTTGTACGTTATTCGGGCTCGGCAGTGAAATTGCGGGTGTGGCGGTAACGCGCTCAATTGCCAAATGGTTCAAAGGCAAGGAGATGGCGCTCGCGATGGGGCTTCAGCTTTCAATAGCGCGTTTGGGAACAGCTCTTGCGTTTGTTTTTGCTCCTACTTTGGTTGGCCTTGTTGATAATCCTCCAATGGGTTTCCAATACACTTTTGCTGATACCGGAAGACCTGCTCTTGTAGGACTTGGAATTATGGCTATTGGAATAGTTTTGTGGAGTGTTTTTATCACGATGGATTTCCATTTGGATAAGCAGACAGGAGAGACTGATACAAAGGAGGTTAAAGAAGAGGATAAATTTAAATTTTCCGATATCTTTAAAATCTTGACTAACAAGCATTACATCCTTGTCTCTTTGCTTTGCGTTTTCTTTTATTGCTGTATTATTTCATTCAAGAAATTTGGTACGTCAATACTTATTCCAAGATTTGGAATAGATTTGGAGATTGCAAAGTGGATGATTGCAATGATTCCTTTCTTCACGGTTATTTTTACTCCTCTGTTTGGTTCTCTTGTAGATCACAAAGGAAAAGGAACTACATGGATGATACTTGGCTCTTGCGTAGTACTTCTTGCTCACCTTTTAATATGCTTTGCACCAGGCGGTTCTCATTTCTGCGGTTACGCAGCAATTGCTCTTCTGGGAGTTGGATATTCATTGGTTCCCGCAGCAATGTGGCCATCTATTCCTAAGATTATTCCGGAGAAAAATCTTGGTTCTGCTTACTCTTTGATTTACTGGATTCAGAACATGGGAATGTTGCTAGTTCCAATATTTGTAGGCGGTATCTTAAAGAGATATATAATTGATGCTAACAATATTTCACAGCAAGTAAGCGCTGCGGTTCATGCAGAGTATTTGTTTATAGGTCTGGGTATTGTGGCTGTAACCGTTTCTATTTTGCTTGCAAAATCTTCTAAGAAAAACCCTCAGCTGCATCTTGATGATCCTAACAAAGTGAAGAAGGCAGCATAA